One window of Pogoniulus pusillus isolate bPogPus1 chromosome 31, bPogPus1.pri, whole genome shotgun sequence genomic DNA carries:
- the SMIM8 gene encoding small integral membrane protein 8: MSSTKPPNKNETPKDRKPGLKSVQTTMLFRAVNPELFIKPNKPVMAFGLIAISLCVAYLGYLHATAENKKDLYEAIDSEGSRYMRRKTSKWD; encoded by the exons ATGTCTTCCACCAAGCCTCCAAATAAAAATGAAACACCCAAAGACAGAAAACCAGGACTGAAGAGTGTTCAAACAACTATGCTCTTCCGAGCTGTGAACCCAGAGCTTTTCATTAAACCT AACAAACCTGTGATGGCATTTGGACTCATAGCAATTAGCCTCTGTGTGGCCTACCTTGGTTATTTGCATGCAACAGCAGAGAATAAAAAGGACCTCTACGAAGCAATCGACAGTGAGGGGTCCAGGTACATGAGGAGGAAAACTTCCAAGTGGGACTGA